One segment of Myotis daubentonii chromosome 11, mMyoDau2.1, whole genome shotgun sequence DNA contains the following:
- the ABCA2 gene encoding ATP-binding cassette sub-family A member 2 isoform X2, with the protein MPSGAAHGRARGAHGGAGRARRPERGPAVAMGFLHQLQLLLWKNVTLKRRSPWVLAFELFIPLVLFFILLGLRQKKPTISVKEAFYTAAPLTSAGILPVMQSLCPDGQRDEFGFLQYSNSTVTQLLERLNRVVEDGNLFDPKRPNLGSELEALRQHLEALSSGPGTWRSRLDRPAVSSFSLDSVARDPQELWRFLTQNVSLPNSTAHALLAAQVDVPEVYRLLFVPSPALDAESVLPRGPEPWGRLQTSTLSRLEELLAAPALLERLTCAPGSGELGRILTVPRGQQAALQGYRDAVCSGQAAARARRFSGLAAELRSQLDVAKIAQQLGLDTPSGSAPQQPPPPRQLQALLEDLLEAQKVLQDVDVLSALALLLPQGACAHRAPGPPGGPGGAANGTGSGSNATAEDGAPSAAAPAASPSEALQGQCSAFVQLWAALQPILCGNNRTIEPEALRSGNMSSLGFTSKEQRNLGLLVHLMTSNPKILYAPAGSEADRVILKANETFAFVGNVTHYAQVWLNISAEIRSVLAQGRLQQHLHWLQQYVAELRLHPEALNLSLEELPPALRQDGFSLPNGSALLQQLDTIDNAACGWIQFMSKVSVDIFKGFPDEESIVNYTLNQAYQDNVTVFASVIFQTRKDGSLPPHVHYKIRQNSSFTEKTNEIRRAYWRPGPNTGGRLYFLYGFVWIQDMMERAIIDTFVGHDVVEPGSYVQMFPYPCYTRDDFLFVIEHMMPLCMVISWVYSVAMTIQHIVAEKEHRLKEVMKTMGLDNAVHWVAWFITGFVQLSISVTALTAILKYGQVLMHSHVLIIWLFLAVYAVATIMFCFLVSVLYSKAKLASACGGIIYFLSYVPYMYVAIREEVAHDKITAFEKCIASLMSTTAFGLGSKYFALYEVAGVGIQWHTFSQSPVEGDDFNLLLAVTMLVVDAVVYGVLTWYIEAVHPGMYGLPRPWYFPLQKSYWLGSGRAEAWEWSWPWAGAPRLSVMEEDQACAMESRRVEEPRGMEEEPTHLPLVVCVDKLTKVYKNDKKLALNKLSLNLYENQVVSFLGHNGAGKTTTMSILTGLFPPTSGSATIYGHDIRTEMDEIRKNLGMCPQHNVLFDRLTVEEHLWFYSRLKGMAQEEIRKETDKMIADLELSNKRHSLVQTLSGGMKRKLSVAIAFVGGSRAIILDEPTAGVDPYARRAIWDLILKYKPGRTILLSTHHMDEADLLGDRIAIISHGKLKCCGSPLFLKGAYGDGYRLTLVKRPAEPGGPPDPGLTSSPPGRAQLSPCSEAQVSQFIRKHVASCLLVSDTSTELSYILPSEAARKGAFERLFQHLECSLDSLHLSSFGLMDTTLEEVFLKVSEEDQSLENSEADVKESRKEVLSGADGLAPLGEAQASNLARCAELARSQASLQSASSVGSARGDEGAGYADVYGDYHPLFNNLQDPDNVSLQEAEAEAEALARAGQGSRKLEGWWLKVRQFHGLLVKRFHCARRNSKALSSQILLPALFVCVAMTVALSVPEIGDLPPLVLSPSQYHNYTQPRGNFIPYANEERREYRFQLSPDASPQQLVSTFRLPSGVGATCVLKSPANGSLGSTLNLSSGESRLLAARFFDSMCLESFTQGLPLSNFVPPPPSPAPSDSPVPPDEDLPLAWNSSLPPTSGPDWTSAPSLPRLVREPVRCTCSAQGTGFSCPSGVGGRPPQVRVVTGDILTDITGHNVSEYLLFTSDRFRLHRYGAITFGNVQKSIPASFGARAPAMVRKVAVRRAAQVFYNNKGYHSMPTYLNSLNNAILRANLPKSKGHPAAYGITVTNHPMNRTSASLSLDYLLQGTDVVIAIFIIVAMSFVPASFVVFLVAEKSTKAKHLQFVSGCSPVTYWLANYVWDMLNYLVPATCCIIILFVFDLPAYTSPTNFPAVLSLFLLYGWSITPIMYPASFWFEVPSSAYVFLIVINLFIGITATVATFLLQLFEHDKDLKVVNSYLKSCFLIFPNYNLGHGLMEMAYNEYLNEYYAKIGQFDKMKSPFEWDIVTRGLVAMAVEGFVGFFLTIMCQYNFLRQPQRMPVSTKPVEDDVDVASERQRVLRGDADNDMVKIENLTKVYKSRRTGSILAVDRLCLGVRPGECFGLLGVNGAGKTSTFKMLTGDESTTGGEAFVNGHSVLKELLEVQQSLGYCPQFDALFDELTAREHLQLYTRLRGVPWKDEAQVVKWALDKLELTKYADQPAGTYSGGNKRKLSTAIALIGFPAFVFLDEPTTGMDPKARRFLWNLILDLIKTGRSVVLTSHSMEECEALCTRLAIMVNGRLRCLGSIQHLKNRFGDGYMITVRTKSSQNVKDVVRFFNRNFPEAVLKERHHTKVQYQLKSERISLAQVFSKMEQVVGVLGIEDYSVSQTTLDNVFVNFAKKQSDNLEQQETELPSALQSPLGRLLSLFRRRPAPTELRALVADEPEDLDTEDEGLISFEEERAQLSFNTDTLC; encoded by the exons TGGGTCCTGGCCTTCGAGCTCTTCATCCCCCTGGTCCTGTTCTTTATCCTGCTGGGGCTGCGGCAGAAGAAGCCGACCATCTCTGTGAAAGAAG CCTTCTACACGGCAGCCCCCCTCACCTCCGCCGGCATCCTGCCCGTCATGCAGTCGCTGTGCCCGGACGGCCAGCGGGACGAGTTCGGCTTCCTGCAGTACTCCAACTCCAC GGTCACCCAGCTGCTCGAGCGCCTCAATCGCGTGGTGGAGGACGGCAACCTGTTCGACCCCAAGCGGCCCAACCTGGGCTCGGAGCTCGAGGCCCTGCGCCAGCACCTGGAGGCCCTCAGCTCCGGGCCCGGCACCTGGAGGAGCCGCCTGGACAGGCCTGCAG TGTCCTCCTTCTCTCTGGACTCGGTGGCCCGGGACCCACAGGAGCTCTGGCGTTTCCTGACGCAGAACGTGTCCCTGCCCAACAGCACAGCCCACGCCCTGCTGGCCGCCCAGGTGGACGTGCCCGAG GTCTACCGCCTGCTCTTTGTCCCTTCGCCCGCCCTGGACGCGGAGTCAGTCCTCCCCCGGGGTCCGGAGCCGTGGGGCCGCCTGCAGACCAGCACCCTGTCCCGGTTGGAG GAGCTGCTGGCGGCCCCCGCCCTCCTGGAGCGGCTCACCTGCGCCCCAGGCTCCGGGGAGCTGGGCCGGATCCTCACAGTGCCCCGGGGTCAGCAGGCGGCACTGCAGGGCTATCGGGACGCGGTCTGCAGTGGGCAGGCCGCAGCCCGTGCCCGGCGCTTCTCTGGGCTGGCCGCCGAGCTCCGGAGCCAGCTGGACGTGGCCAAGATCGCCCAGCAG ctgggcctggaCACCCCCAGCGGCTCAGCCCCCCAGCAGCCGCCACCCCCACGGCAGCTGCAGGCCCTGCTGGAGGACCTGCTGGAGGCTCAGAAGGTGCTGCAGGACGTGGACGTGCTGTCGGCCCTGGCGCTGCTGCTGCCCCAGGGCGCCTGCGCCCACCGGGCTCCCGGCCCCCCAGGCGGTCCTGGCGGGGCAGCCAACGGCACGGGCTCGGGCTCCAATGCCACGGCGGAGGACGGCGCCCCGTCCGCTGCGGCTCCGGCTGCCTCCCCCTCGGAGGCCCTGCAGGGCCAGTGCTCGGCCTTCGTGCAGCTCTGGGCCGCCCTGCAGCCCATCCTGTGCGGCAACAACCG CACCATTGAGCCGGAGGCGCTGCGCAGCGGCAACATGAGTTCCCTGGGCTTCACGAGCAAGGAGCAGCGGAACCTGGGCCTCCTGGTGCACCTCATGACCAGCAACCCCAAGATCCTGTACGCGCCCGCGGGCTCGGAGGCCGACCGCGTCATCCTCAAG GCCAACGAGACCTTTGCCTTTGTAGGCAACGTGACCCACTACGCCCAGGTCTGGCTCAACATCTCGGCGGAGATCCGCAGCGTCCTGGCACAGGGCCGGCTGCAGCAGCACCTGCActggctgcagcag TACGTGGCGGAGCTGCGGCTGCACCCCGAGGCGCTGAACCTGTCCCTGGAGGAGCTGCCGCCGGCCCTGCGCCAGGACGGCTTCTCGCTGCCCAACGGCTCGGCCCTCCTGCAGCAGCTGGACACCATCGACAACGCGGCCTGTGGCTGGATCCAGTTCATGTCCAAG gtgagCGTGGACATCTTCAAGGGGTTCCCCGATGAGGAGAGCATCGTCAACTACACCCTCAACCAGGCCTACCAGGACAACGTCACCGTGTTCGCCA GCGTGATCTTCCAGACGCGCAAGGACGGCTCCCTGCCGCCCCACGTGCACTACAAGATCCGCCAGAACTCCAGCTTCACCGAGAAAACCAACGAGATCCGCCGGGCCTACTGGAGGCCGGGCCCCAACACGGGCGGCCGCCTGTACTTCCTCTACGGCTTCGTCTGGATCCAGG ACATGATGGAGCGCGCCATCATCGACACCTTCGTGGGGCACGATGTGGTCGAGCCGGGCAGCTACGTGCAGATGTTCCCCTACCCCTGCTACACGCGGGACGA CTTCCTGTTTGTCATCGAGCACATGATGCCGCTGTGCATGGTGATTTCCTGGGTCTACTCGGTGGCCATGACCATCCAGCACATTGTGGCCGAGAAGGAGCACCGgctgaaggag GTGATGAAGACGATGGGCCTGGACAACGCGGTGCACTGGGTGGCCTGGTTCATCACCGGCTTCGTGCAGCTGTCCATCTCCGTGACTGCGCTCACCGCCATCCTCAAGTACGGCCAGGTCCTCATGCACAGCCACGTGCTCATCATCTGGCTCTTCCTGGCCGTCTACGCCGTGGCCACCATCATGTTCTG CTTCCTGGTGTCCGTGCTGTATTCCAAGGCCAAGCTGGCCTCGGCCTGCGGCGGCATCATCTACTTCCTGAGCTACGTGCCCTACATGTACGTGGCGATCCGCGAGGAGGTGGCGCACGACAAGATCACCGCCTTCGAGAAGTGCATCGCG TCCCTCATGTCCACCACCGCCTTCGGCCTGGGCTCCAAGTACTTCGCCCTGTACGAGGTGGCAGGCGTGGGCATCCAGTGGCACACGTTCAGCCAGTCGCCCGTGGAGGGGGACGACTTCAACCTGCTCCTGGCCGTCACCATGCTGGTGGTGGACGCCGTGGTCTACGGCGTGCTCACCTGGTACATCGAGGCCGTGCACCCAG GCATGTACGGGCTGCCCCGGCCCTGGTACTTCCCGCTGCAGAAGTCCTACTGGCTGGGCAGCGGGCGGGCGGAGGCCTGGGAGTGGAGCTGGCCCTGGGCCGGCGCCCCCCGCCTCAGCGTCATGGAGGAGGACCAGGCCTGTGCCATGGAGAGCCGGCGCGTGG AGGAGCCGCGGGGCATGGAGGAGGAGCCCACGCACCTGCCGCTGGTGGTCTGCGTGGACAAGCTCACCAAAGTCTACAAGAACGACAAGAAGCTGGCCTTGAACAAGCTCAGCCTGAACCTCTACGAGAACCAGGTGGTGTCCTTCCTGGGCCACAACGGCGCCGGCAAGACCACCACCAT GTCCATCCTCACGGGCCTGTTCCCGCCCACCTCGGGCTCCGCCACCATCTACGGGCACGACATCCGGACGGAGATGGACGAGATCCGcaagaacctgggcatgtgcccgcagcACAACGTGCTCTTCGACCGGCTCACGGTGGAGGAGCACCTCTGGTTCTACTCGCGGCTGAAGGGCATGGCCCAGGAGGAGATCCGCAAGGAGACCGAcaa GATGATCGCGGACCTGGAGCTCTCCAACAAGCGGCACTCGCTGGTGCAGACGCTGTCGGGCGGCATGAAGCGCAAGCTCTCGGTGGCCATCGCCTTCGTGGGCGGCTCCCGCGCCATCATCCTGGATGAGCCCACCGCCGGCGTGGACCCCTACGCTCGCCGCGCCATCTGGGACCTCATCCTCAAGTACAAGCCGG GCCGCACCATCCTGCTGTCCACCCACCACATGGACGAGGCCGACCTGCTGGGGGACCGCATCGCCATCATCTCGCACGGGAAGCTCAAGTGCTGCGGCTCCCCGCTCTTCCTCAAGGGCGCCTACGGCGACGGCTACCGCCTCACGCTGGTCAAGCGCCCTGCCGAGCCGGGCGGCCCCCCAG accCGGGACTGACGTCCAGCCCCCCTGGGCGGGCCCAGCTGAGCCCCTGCTCAGAAGCCCAGGTCTCCCAGTTCATCCGCAAGCACGTGGCCTCCTGCCTGCTGGTCTCTGACACGAGCACCGAGCTCTCCTACATCCTGCCCAGCGAGGCCGCCCGGAAAGGGGCCTTTGAGCGCCTCTTCCAG CACCTGGAGTGCAGCCTGGACTCCTTACACCTGAGCAGCTTCGGGCTCATGGACACGACGCTGGAGGAGGTGTTCCTCAAGGTGTCGGAGGAGGACCAGTCCCTGGAGAACAGCGAGGCCG ATGTGAAGGAGTCCCGGAAGGAGGTGCTGTCCGGGGCGGACGGCCTGGCCCCCTTGggtgaggcccaggccagcaACCTGGCCAGGTGCGCCGAGCTGGCCCGGTCCCAGGCCTCGCTGCAGTCTGCATCCTCCGTGGGCTCTGCCCGTGGGGACGAGGGAGCTGGCTACGCCGACGTCTACGGCGACTACCACCCCCTCTTCAACAACCTGCAGGACCCCGATAACGTCAGCTTGCAAG aggctgaggcagaggcggaggCCCTCGCCAGGGCGGGCCAGGGCAGCCGGAAGCTGGAGGGCTGGTGGCTGAAGGTGCGCCAGTTCCACGGGCTCCTGGTGAAGCGGTTCCACTGCGCCCGCCGCAACTCCAAGGCGCTCTCCTCCCAGATCCTGCTCCCCGCCCTGTTCGTCTGCGTGGCCATGACCGTCGCCCTCTCCGTCCCCGAGATCG GTGACCTGCCCCCGCTGGTCCTGTCGCCCTCCCAGTACCACAACTACACCCAGCCCCGCGGCAACTTCATCCCCTACGCCAACGAGGAGCGCCGGGAGTACCG GTTCCAGCTGTCCCCGGACGCCAGCCCCCAGCAGCTCGTGAGCACCTTCCGGCTGCCGTCGGGCGTGGGCGCCACCTGCGTGCTCAAGTCTCCGGCCAACGGCTCCCTGGGGTCCACGCTGAACCTGAGCAGCGGCGAGTCGCGCCTGCTGGCCGCGCGGTTCTTCGACAGCATGTGCCTGGAGTCCTTCACGCAGGGGCTGCCCCTGTCCAACTTCGTGCCGCCCCCGCCCTCGCCCGCGCCATCCGACTCCCCCGTGCCCCCGGACGAGGACCTGCCGCTGGCCTGGAACAGCTCGCTGCCGCCCACGTCCGGCCCAG ACTGGACGTCGGCGCCCTCCCTGCCGCGCTTGGTGCGGGAGCCCGTCCGCTGTACCTGCTCGGCCCAGGGCACCGGCTTCTCCTGCCCCAGCGGCGTGGGCGGGCGCCCGCCCCAGGTGCGGGTGGTCACGGGCGACATCCTGACCGACATCACCGGCCACAACGTCTCGGAGTACCTGCTGTTCACCTCCGACCGCTTCCGGCTGCACCG GTACGGGGCCATCACCTTCGGCAACGTCCAGAAGTCCATCCCGGCCTCGTTCGGCGCCCGGGCCCCGGCCATGGTGAGGAAGGTCGCCGTGCGCCGGGCGGCCCAG GTTTTCTACAACAACAAGGGGTACCACAGCATGCCCACCTACCTCAACAGCCTCAACAACGCCATCCTGCGCGCCAACCTGCCCAAGAGCAAGGGCCACCCGGCAGCCTATG GCATCACCGTCACCAACCACCCCATGAACAGGACCAGCGCCAGCCTCTCCCTGGATTACCT gctgcagggcacGGACGTGGTCATCGCCATCTTCATCATCGTGGCCATGTCCTTCGTGCCGGCCAGCTTCGTGGTCTTCCTGGTGGCCGAGAAGTCCACCAAGGCCAAGCACCTGCAGTTCGTCAGCGGCTGCAGCCCCGTCACCTACTGGCTGGCCAACTACGTGTGGGACATG CTGAACTACCTGGTCCCGGCCACCTGCTGCATCATCATCCTGTTTGTGTTCGACCTGCCGGCCTACACGTCGCCCACCAACTTCCCTGCCGTGCTCTCTCTGTTCCTGCTCTACGG ATGGTCCATCACCCCCATCATGTACCCAGCCTCCTTCTGGTTTGAGGTCCCCAGCTCAGCCTACGTGTTCCTCATCGTCATCAACCTTTTCATCGGCATCACGGCCACCGTGGCCACCTTCCTGCTGCAGCTCTTCGAGCACGACAAG GACCTGAAGGTCGTCAACAGTTACCTGAAGAGCTGCTTCCTCATCTTCCCCAACTACAACCTGGGCCACGGGCTCATGGAGATGGCGTACAACGAGTACCTCAACGAGTACTACGCCAAGATCG GCCAGTTTGACAAGATGAAGTCCCCGTTCGAGTGGGACATCGTCACCCGGGGGCTGGTGGCCATGGCGGTGGAGGGCTTCGTGGGCTTCTTCCTCACCATCATGTGCCAGTACAACTTCCTGCGGCAGCCGCA GCGCATGCCCGTGTCCACCAAGCCGGTGGAGGACGACGTGGACGTGGCCAGCGAGCGGCAGCGGGTGCTGCGGGGGGACGCGGACAACGACATGGTCAAGATCGAGAACCTGACCAAG GTGTACAAGTCCAGGAGGACCGGCAGCATCCTGGCCGTGGACCGGCTGTGCCTGGGCGTGCGGCCCGGCGAGTGCTTCGGCCTCCTGGGCGTCAACGGCGCCGGCAAGACCAGCACCTTCAAGATGCTGACGGGCGACGAGAGCACGACGGGCGGCGAGGCCTTCGTCAACGGGCACAG CGTGCTCAAGGAGCTGCTCGAGGTGCAGCAGAGCCTGGGGTACTGCCCGCAGTTCGACGCGCTGTTCGACGAGCTCACGGCCCGGGAGCACCTGCAGCTCTACACGCGGCTGCGCGGCGTCCCCtggaaggatgaggcccag GTGGTGAAGTGGGCCCTGGACAAGCTGGAGCTGACCAAGTACGCGGACCAGCCGGCCGGCACCTACAGCGGCGGCAACAAGCGGAAGCTGTCCACGGCCATCGCCCTCATCGGGTTCCCTGCCTTCGTCTTCCTG GACGAGCCCACCACAGGCATGGACCCCAAGGCCCGGCGCTTTCTCTGGAACCTCATCCTGGACCTCATCAAGACGGGGCGCTCCGTGGTGCTGACCTCGCACAG CATGGAGGAGTGTGAGGCGCTGTGCACGCGGCTGGCCATCATGGTGAACGGGCGGCTGCGCTGCCTGGGCAGCATCCAGCACCTGAAGAACCG GTTCGGGGACGGCTACATGATCACCGTGAGGACCAAGAGCAGCCAGAATGTGAAGGACGTGGTGCGATTCTTCAACCGGAACTTCCCCGAGGCTGTGCTCAAG GAGCGGCACCACACCAAGGTGCAGTACCAGCTGAAGTCGGAGCGCATCTCGCTGGCCCAGGTGTTCAGCAAGATGGAGCAGGTGGTGGGCGTGCTGGGCATCGAGGACTACTCGGTCAGCCAGACCACCCTGGACAAC GTGTTCGTGAACTTTGCCAAGAAGCAGAGCGACAACTTGGAGCAGCAGGAGACAGAGCTGCCCTCGGCCCTGCAGTCCCCGCTGGGCCGCCTGCTCAGCCTGTTCCGGCGCCGGCCCGCCCCCACCGAGCTGCGGGCGCTGGTGGCCGATGAGCCCGAGGACCTGGACACGGAGGACGAGGGCCTCATCAGCTTCGAGGAGGAACGG GCCCAGCTCTCCTTCAACACGGACACACTCTGCTGA